In Sulfitobacter sp. W027, a single window of DNA contains:
- a CDS encoding ligase-associated DNA damage response exonuclease, translating to MTREPVLSFTENGIYCAAGDFYIDPWRPVARALITHGHADHARDGMGSYLATHAALPVMRHRLGEIAIDGIAYGETRQIGGATVSFHPAGHVPGSAQIRVEVGGEVWVASGDYKVIDDGMSEPFEPVKCHHFITESTFGLPVFRWAPQVDVAADINAWWAGCKAAGRTAFLGAYSLGKAQRLLSMLDPEIGPILTHTAVENTNVVLRGQGITLPGTVLVTPDLAPKEHPGALVLAPPSALGSQWARRFGPQESAFASGWMSLRGVRRRRAGDRGFVISDHADWQGLLWAIRETDAENIYVTHGYTDIFTRYLNEQGWNAQVVPTQFDSDGGDSE from the coding sequence ATGACACGCGAACCCGTCCTTAGCTTCACCGAAAACGGCATCTACTGCGCCGCCGGTGACTTCTACATCGACCCTTGGCGCCCCGTCGCCCGGGCGCTGATCACCCACGGCCACGCCGACCACGCCCGCGACGGGATGGGCAGCTATCTGGCCACTCACGCCGCGCTGCCGGTAATGCGCCACCGTCTGGGCGAGATCGCCATCGACGGCATCGCCTATGGCGAGACGCGGCAGATCGGCGGGGCGACGGTTTCTTTCCACCCCGCCGGCCATGTGCCCGGCAGCGCGCAGATCCGGGTCGAGGTCGGCGGCGAGGTCTGGGTTGCGTCAGGCGATTACAAGGTGATCGACGACGGCATGTCAGAGCCTTTTGAGCCGGTCAAATGCCACCATTTCATCACCGAAAGCACCTTTGGCCTGCCAGTCTTTCGCTGGGCGCCGCAGGTGGACGTCGCGGCGGATATCAACGCTTGGTGGGCAGGTTGCAAGGCGGCTGGAAGGACGGCCTTCCTCGGGGCATATTCTCTCGGCAAGGCGCAGCGGCTCTTGTCGATGCTCGATCCAGAAATCGGCCCGATCCTGACCCACACGGCGGTTGAGAACACCAATGTGGTGCTGCGCGGTCAAGGCATCACCCTGCCCGGCACAGTGCTCGTCACCCCCGACCTCGCCCCCAAAGAACACCCCGGCGCGTTGGTGCTCGCCCCGCCTTCGGCCTTGGGCAGCCAATGGGCGCGGCGGTTTGGACCGCAGGAGAGCGCCTTCGCCTCAGGCTGGATGTCGCTGCGCGGCGTACGCAGGCGGCGCGCGGGGGACAGGGGATTCGTCATTTCGGACCATGCGGATTGGCAAGGGCTGCTTTGGGCAATCCGCGAAACAGATGCGGAAAACATATATGTGACGCACGGTTACACGGATATCTTCACGCGATACTTGAACGAGCAAGGCTGGAACGCGCAGGTCGTTCCGACCCAGTTCGACAGCGACGGAGGCGACAGCGAATGA
- a CDS encoding ATP-dependent DNA ligase gives MKDFAALFNAVDQTTKTTVKVAALADYFTTAEETDRLWTVALFSGRRPKRAVTTTRLREWASEASGVPLWLFEDSYAIVGDLAETIALVLPPVDSTDTGTLTSWINALRGLKEEDDAARKAFVLSAWQQLGGTERFLFNKLITGGFRIGISQKLMTRALSRATGRPEPEMAHRLMGNWHPDDVTWHSLIEAEDASADASRPYPFYLAYALEDGPAALGDPTDWRAEWKWDGIRGQLILRDGNYFVWSRGEELMTDRFPELARAADHLPPGTVLDGELLVWQPEAEFPSSFNALQARIGRKTVPKKLLKEAPVVLHAYDLLEWQGADIRDRPFADRRALLEQAADDLPADAPVRLSPQHQFTEWNQLADLRDTAREAQAEGLMLKRADSPYLSGRKKGDWWKWKLDPLTIDAVMIYAQSGFGRRANLFTDFTFAVWNGNDLVPFTKAYSGLTDAEFRSITAWVRKNTLQRFGPVRQVTPHHVFEIAFEGIQPSPRHKSGVALRFPRMLRWRKDKPLQEANTLDDLKEMLRIYG, from the coding sequence ATGAAGGACTTTGCCGCTCTTTTCAACGCCGTAGACCAGACCACCAAGACCACGGTCAAAGTCGCCGCGCTTGCCGACTATTTCACCACGGCTGAAGAAACCGACAGGCTTTGGACCGTCGCCCTCTTTTCAGGCCGACGTCCCAAACGTGCGGTGACGACAACGCGCCTGCGCGAATGGGCGTCTGAGGCGTCCGGCGTGCCGCTGTGGCTGTTTGAGGACAGCTACGCCATTGTCGGGGACTTGGCCGAAACCATCGCATTGGTCCTGCCCCCGGTCGACAGCACCGACACCGGGACGCTGACTTCTTGGATCAACGCCCTGCGCGGGCTGAAAGAGGAAGACGACGCGGCGCGCAAGGCGTTTGTTCTGTCAGCCTGGCAGCAACTTGGCGGCACCGAACGCTTCCTCTTCAACAAGCTTATCACCGGCGGTTTTCGCATCGGCATCAGTCAAAAGCTGATGACCCGCGCCCTGTCACGCGCCACCGGACGGCCCGAGCCGGAAATGGCGCATCGCCTGATGGGAAATTGGCACCCTGATGACGTCACATGGCACAGCCTGATCGAGGCCGAAGACGCCAGCGCCGACGCCTCACGCCCCTACCCTTTCTACCTCGCCTATGCGCTAGAGGACGGGCCGGCAGCCTTGGGCGACCCGACCGACTGGCGGGCGGAATGGAAATGGGACGGCATCCGGGGTCAATTGATCCTGCGCGATGGGAACTATTTTGTCTGGTCGCGTGGCGAGGAACTGATGACCGACCGTTTCCCCGAACTCGCCCGCGCTGCTGACCACCTGCCCCCCGGCACGGTGCTGGACGGCGAGTTGCTGGTCTGGCAGCCGGAGGCCGAGTTCCCTTCATCCTTCAACGCGCTACAGGCCCGCATCGGACGCAAGACGGTGCCGAAAAAGCTGCTAAAAGAAGCCCCCGTGGTACTCCACGCCTACGACCTGCTGGAATGGCAGGGCGCGGACATCCGCGACCGCCCCTTCGCCGACCGCCGCGCGCTGCTGGAACAGGCCGCCGACGATCTGCCCGCAGACGCGCCCGTGCGCCTTTCGCCGCAGCATCAGTTCACCGAGTGGAACCAACTGGCCGACCTGCGCGACACCGCCCGCGAGGCCCAAGCCGAGGGGCTGATGCTCAAACGCGCCGACAGCCCCTATCTTTCGGGCCGCAAAAAGGGCGACTGGTGGAAATGGAAGCTCGACCCGCTGACCATCGACGCGGTGATGATCTACGCGCAATCGGGCTTTGGCCGCCGGGCAAACCTTTTTACCGATTTTACCTTCGCGGTCTGGAACGGCAACGATCTTGTCCCCTTCACCAAAGCCTATTCGGGCCTCACGGACGCCGAATTCCGCTCGATCACCGCTTGGGTGCGCAAGAACACTCTGCAACGCTTTGGCCCGGTACGGCAGGTTACCCCGCATCATGTCTTCGAGATCGCCTTTGAGGGCATTCAGCCCAGCCCGCGCCACAAATCCGGTGTGGCCCTGCGTTTTCCGCGGATGCTGCGCTGGCGCAAGGACAAGCCGCTGCAAGAGGCAAACACGCTGGATGACCTGAAAGAGATGCTGCGCATCTACGGATAG
- a CDS encoding M3 family oligoendopeptidase, which yields MFQLPFPLRDANATAGGKDLGNLPEWDLSDLYTSEDAAELKRDLDWLEEACASFAADYEGKLAELDAKGLLDCVLRNEKINQVAGRIMSYAGLRYYQLTTDSGRAKFMSDMQEKITDYTTPLVFFTLELNKLPDDHLANLLDQDPDLARYKPVFDRIRAMKPYQLSDEMEKFLHDLGVVGDAWERMFDETIAGLEFEVDGETLTIEGTLNLLTDPDRAKREAGARELAEVLGANIRTFARVHNTQVKEKEVIDRWRGMETPQTGRHLSNHVEPEVVEALRNAVVEAYPKLSHRYYELKRKWLGLDVMQVWDRNAPLPMEDPKVVNWAQAEETVMEAYTAFDPRMGELAKPFFTKGWIDAGVKPGKAPGAFAHPTVTNVHPYVMLNYLGKPRDVMTLAHELGHGVHQVLAADQGEMLSSTPLTLAETASVFGEMLTFRKMLDKAKTQAERKVLLAGKVEDMINTVVRQIAFYDFECKLHEARRGGELTPDDINALWMSVQAESLGPAFEYMEGYETFWAYIPHFVHSPFYVYAYAFGDGLVNALYAVYAEGEAGFEEKYFDMLKAGGSKHHKELLAPFGLDASDPAFWDKGLSMISGMIDELEAME from the coding sequence ATGTTTCAGCTTCCCTTCCCGCTTCGCGACGCCAATGCCACTGCCGGGGGCAAGGACCTTGGCAATCTGCCGGAATGGGACCTGAGCGATCTTTACACGAGCGAAGATGCAGCGGAACTGAAGCGCGATCTGGACTGGTTGGAAGAAGCCTGCGCGAGCTTTGCAGCGGACTACGAAGGCAAACTGGCCGAGTTGGACGCCAAGGGGCTGCTCGACTGCGTGCTGCGTAACGAAAAGATCAATCAGGTCGCCGGGCGCATCATGTCCTACGCGGGCCTGCGCTATTACCAACTGACCACGGACTCGGGCCGCGCCAAGTTCATGTCCGACATGCAGGAAAAGATCACCGATTATACCACGCCGCTGGTGTTCTTTACATTGGAGTTGAACAAACTGCCCGACGATCATCTGGCCAACCTGCTCGACCAAGACCCCGATCTTGCACGTTACAAGCCTGTGTTTGACCGCATCCGCGCCATGAAGCCTTATCAGCTGTCCGACGAAATGGAGAAATTCCTCCATGATCTCGGCGTCGTCGGCGATGCTTGGGAACGGATGTTCGATGAGACCATCGCCGGCCTGGAGTTCGAGGTCGATGGCGAGACACTGACCATTGAGGGCACGTTGAACCTGCTCACCGACCCCGACCGTGCCAAGCGCGAGGCGGGTGCGCGGGAGTTGGCCGAGGTACTGGGCGCCAACATCCGCACCTTTGCCCGCGTTCACAATACGCAGGTAAAAGAGAAAGAGGTCATCGACCGCTGGCGCGGGATGGAGACGCCGCAGACCGGGCGGCACCTAAGCAACCACGTAGAGCCCGAGGTCGTCGAAGCCCTGCGCAACGCTGTGGTTGAGGCCTACCCGAAGCTAAGCCACCGCTACTATGAGTTGAAGCGCAAGTGGCTCGGCCTTGATGTGATGCAGGTCTGGGACCGCAATGCGCCGTTGCCGATGGAAGACCCAAAGGTGGTCAATTGGGCGCAGGCCGAAGAGACCGTGATGGAAGCCTATACCGCCTTCGATCCGCGCATGGGTGAATTGGCCAAGCCGTTCTTCACCAAGGGCTGGATCGACGCAGGCGTGAAACCGGGCAAAGCACCGGGTGCCTTTGCGCATCCCACCGTCACCAACGTGCACCCCTATGTGATGCTTAACTACTTGGGCAAACCACGCGACGTGATGACGCTGGCACATGAGTTGGGCCACGGCGTGCATCAGGTTCTGGCTGCCGATCAGGGCGAAATGCTCTCCTCTACTCCGCTGACGCTGGCCGAAACCGCGTCGGTCTTCGGCGAAATGCTCACCTTCCGCAAAATGCTCGACAAGGCCAAGACCCAAGCCGAGCGCAAAGTGCTGCTGGCAGGCAAGGTCGAGGACATGATCAACACGGTCGTGCGCCAGATCGCCTTCTACGATTTCGAGTGCAAACTTCATGAAGCGCGGCGTGGCGGGGAGCTGACCCCCGACGACATCAACGCGCTGTGGATGTCCGTGCAGGCGGAAAGCCTTGGGCCTGCGTTCGAGTATATGGAGGGCTACGAAACCTTCTGGGCTTATATCCCCCACTTCGTGCATTCACCCTTCTACGTCTATGCCTACGCCTTCGGCGACGGGTTGGTGAATGCGCTCTACGCGGTCTATGCCGAGGGTGAAGCGGGTTTTGAAGAAAAATATTTCGACATGCTGAAAGCGGGCGGCTCGAAGCACCACAAAGAGCTTCTGGCCCCCTTCGGACTCGACGCTTCTGACCCGGCTTTCTGGGACAAGGGGCTTTCGATGATCTCTGGCATGATTGACGAGCTTGAGGCGATGGAATAA
- a CDS encoding DksA/TraR family C4-type zinc finger protein, with amino-acid sequence MAGGWARDGAVSEQIEASITDELARLKARRAPVGESLTHCAECEEPIPEARRIALPGVKLCIDCVRERDGQKQFRGGINRRGSKDSQLK; translated from the coding sequence ATGGCAGGGGGATGGGCGCGCGATGGCGCGGTGAGCGAGCAGATTGAAGCATCTATTACGGACGAGCTTGCACGGCTTAAAGCGCGCCGCGCTCCGGTGGGCGAAAGCCTGACCCATTGCGCCGAATGCGAAGAGCCGATCCCCGAAGCGCGGCGCATTGCGCTGCCGGGGGTGAAGCTTTGCATCGATTGTGTGCGAGAACGTGACGGCCAAAAGCAGTTCCGCGGCGGGATCAATCGACGCGGATCGAAAGACAGCCAGCTAAAGTAG
- a CDS encoding dipeptidase, with amino-acid sequence MRIIKIILAGLLAVVLLAAIGFFAFAPAYVEKSRNAVAAHDPYPVSDAARALHGQMIVGDWHADPLLWDRDLTQRGAYGQVDVPRLLEGGVALQVFTAVTKSPAGQNYEINSADAFDNITALAVGQLWPVRTWNSLLERALYQAERLHEVEAALPDRFRIIRSRADLEALVAERKAGKAVVGGILGIEGAHPLEGDLANLDLIEAAGHRVIGLHHFFDNELGGSLHGQGDHGLSDFGRAVVAEVAKRGMVLDLAHSSPQVARDVLEMTKIPLVVSHTGVRAHCDVKRNFPDDLMQEIAATGGVIGMGYWDEVACGDIRPEGIARMIVKAIEVVGIDHVSLGSDFDGSVATAFDTSEMPALTQALIDAGLTETQIRKVMGENMLRVLRARLN; translated from the coding sequence ATGCGTATTATCAAGATCATCCTAGCCGGGCTGCTGGCGGTCGTTTTATTGGCCGCTATCGGGTTTTTCGCCTTCGCGCCGGCCTATGTTGAAAAGTCCCGCAATGCGGTGGCAGCACATGACCCCTACCCCGTCTCTGACGCCGCACGCGCGCTGCATGGACAGATGATTGTCGGCGATTGGCACGCAGACCCGCTTCTGTGGGATCGCGATCTTACTCAAAGGGGCGCCTATGGTCAGGTTGATGTGCCAAGGCTTCTTGAAGGCGGCGTGGCGCTGCAGGTCTTTACCGCTGTGACCAAATCGCCCGCCGGGCAGAATTACGAAATCAACTCAGCCGACGCTTTCGACAATATCACCGCACTCGCGGTCGGGCAGCTTTGGCCGGTCCGCACATGGAACAGCCTGCTTGAACGCGCGCTTTATCAAGCGGAACGTCTGCATGAAGTCGAAGCGGCCCTGCCGGACAGGTTTCGCATCATCCGCAGCCGCGCTGACCTTGAGGCGCTGGTGGCCGAACGCAAAGCGGGCAAAGCGGTTGTCGGCGGCATTTTGGGCATTGAAGGTGCGCATCCTCTTGAGGGGGACCTCGCCAATCTCGACCTGATCGAAGCCGCCGGGCACCGCGTTATCGGGCTGCACCATTTCTTCGACAATGAACTCGGCGGGTCGCTGCATGGGCAGGGCGATCACGGGCTTAGCGACTTTGGCCGTGCGGTTGTGGCAGAGGTGGCCAAACGCGGCATGGTGCTTGATCTGGCCCATTCCAGCCCGCAAGTTGCCCGCGATGTTCTTGAAATGACAAAGATTCCGCTGGTTGTTAGCCATACCGGCGTGCGTGCCCATTGCGATGTGAAACGCAACTTCCCCGATGATCTGATGCAAGAGATCGCGGCCACGGGCGGTGTGATCGGCATGGGGTATTGGGACGAGGTGGCCTGCGGTGACATCCGACCCGAGGGGATTGCCAGAATGATCGTCAAAGCAATTGAGGTGGTCGGGATCGACCATGTCTCGCTTGGCTCTGACTTTGACGGCTCGGTCGCAACGGCTTTTGATACGTCGGAAATGCCCGCCTTGACGCAAGCCTTAATAGATGCCGGACTAACCGAGACGCAGATCCGCAAAGTGATGGGGGAGAATATGCTCCGCGTCCTACGGGCCCGGCTGAACTAA
- a CDS encoding GntR family transcriptional regulator: MLNQVKSSAAIADILRADICLNRDIADGMLHEVALAERFGVSRTPIRQALQRLAYERVISVKSGVGSVVTPLDASMRVHDIRAAVAIIEAVAKCAPSHPVPASHFMSVVGILGMMDISQLNRTEDFFEIRARFLTALAEMIENPILSDAFRAAYWRLIRWSLQDLGAASEPQVAHLRELLQTAARTMRAGTLAEGFAQIAKVESRLAAAS, translated from the coding sequence ATGCTCAACCAAGTTAAATCCAGCGCCGCGATTGCCGACATACTTCGGGCGGACATCTGCCTGAACCGCGATATCGCAGATGGTATGCTACATGAAGTGGCCTTGGCAGAGCGTTTCGGCGTCTCCCGCACGCCTATCCGGCAGGCGCTTCAACGGTTGGCTTATGAGCGGGTGATATCGGTGAAGTCGGGCGTCGGCTCAGTCGTCACACCCTTAGACGCCTCTATGCGCGTTCATGATATCCGCGCGGCAGTGGCCATTATCGAGGCGGTCGCCAAATGCGCCCCCTCACACCCTGTGCCGGCCTCGCATTTCATGTCGGTGGTCGGGATTTTGGGGATGATGGACATCAGCCAGCTGAACCGCACCGAGGACTTTTTCGAAATTCGCGCACGGTTCTTGACAGCCCTTGCCGAGATGATCGAGAACCCGATCCTGAGCGACGCCTTCCGCGCTGCCTATTGGCGCCTTATCAGATGGTCTCTTCAGGACTTGGGCGCTGCATCGGAGCCGCAGGTCGCGCACCTACGAGAATTGCTGCAAACGGCAGCACGGACGATGAGGGCGGGCACATTGGCCGAGGGTTTTGCGCAGATTGCCAAGGTCGAAAGCAGGCTTGCGGCGGCGAGCTAG
- the rpoH gene encoding RNA polymerase sigma factor RpoH: protein MANYANLPAPTPEGGLNRYMQEIRKFPLLEPEEEYMLAKRWVEEQDTEAAHRMVTSHLRLAAKIAMGYRGYGLPQSEVISEANVGLMQAVKRFDPEKGFRLATYAMWWIRASIQEYILRSWSLVKLGTTSGQKKLFFNLRKAKNKIGALEEGDLRPENVKEIATQLGVTEAEVVSMNRRMSGGDASLNATVGSEGEGTMQWQDWLEDEDADQAGDYAERDELETRREMLAEALDVLNDREKDILTQRRLSDETVTLEDLSAQYDVSRERIRQIEVRAFEKLQKRMRDLAKEKGMMATS from the coding sequence ATGGCAAATTATGCAAATCTGCCCGCACCGACACCGGAAGGCGGGCTAAACCGCTATATGCAAGAAATCCGCAAGTTTCCGCTATTGGAGCCTGAGGAAGAATACATGCTGGCCAAACGCTGGGTAGAGGAACAAGACACCGAAGCGGCCCACCGAATGGTCACTTCGCACCTGCGTCTCGCTGCGAAGATCGCGATGGGATACCGGGGTTACGGCTTGCCGCAGTCTGAGGTGATCTCGGAGGCGAATGTCGGCTTGATGCAAGCGGTGAAACGCTTTGATCCGGAAAAAGGCTTCCGCCTAGCCACCTATGCGATGTGGTGGATCCGTGCGTCGATTCAGGAATACATCCTGCGGTCTTGGTCGCTGGTGAAACTTGGCACGACATCGGGTCAGAAGAAGCTGTTCTTCAACCTGCGCAAGGCCAAAAACAAGATTGGCGCCTTGGAAGAGGGTGATCTGCGTCCTGAAAATGTGAAAGAAATCGCCACTCAGTTGGGCGTAACCGAAGCCGAAGTCGTCTCGATGAACCGACGTATGTCGGGCGGTGATGCCTCATTGAATGCCACCGTGGGTTCCGAAGGCGAAGGGACAATGCAGTGGCAGGATTGGTTGGAGGATGAAGACGCCGACCAAGCGGGCGACTACGCGGAGCGGGACGAACTGGAAACCCGGCGCGAAATGCTAGCGGAGGCCTTGGACGTGCTGAACGACCGCGAGAAAGACATCCTGACCCAACGCCGCCTGTCGGATGAAACGGTCACATTGGAAGATCTTTCGGCGCAGTATGACGTGAGCCGGGAGCGTATCCGGCAGATTGAAGTGCGCGCATTCGAGAAGCTGCAGAAACGGATGCGCGATCTGGCCAAGGAAAAAGGCATGATGGCGACTAGCTAA
- a CDS encoding RluA family pseudouridine synthase has protein sequence MSHRRIDFILGESPPARLDKALARDVPEAANLSRTRLGRLIEEGAVTLDGVVVRDPRAKVAEGQVVQITVEEAAESHILPEDIPLSVVFEDTDLIVIDKPAGMVVHPAPGSPSGTLVNALLAHCGDDLSGVGGMKRPGIVHRIDKDTTGLLVVAKSDAAHHGLAGQFEKHTVERYYQTLVYGVPDANDPRLRGVKGASFEAGNILRMTTQLARHKTDRQRQAVLFQGGRHAVTRARTIERFGTPAVLALLECWLETGRTHQIRVHMSHAGHGLVGDATYGGRRKLAKAALPEATADAIRAFPRQALHAAVLGFEHPVTGENLRFEAPLPPDMAALLQLLREGPVDPSA, from the coding sequence ATGTCTCACCGCCGCATTGATTTCATTCTGGGCGAAAGCCCGCCCGCCCGTCTTGATAAGGCGCTGGCCCGCGATGTGCCAGAGGCCGCGAACCTGTCGCGCACCCGGTTGGGCCGTTTGATCGAAGAGGGTGCTGTGACGCTGGACGGTGTGGTGGTGCGAGACCCCCGCGCTAAGGTGGCAGAGGGGCAGGTGGTGCAGATAACCGTGGAGGAGGCCGCTGAGAGCCATATCTTACCCGAGGATATTCCCCTGTCGGTGGTGTTTGAGGATACTGACCTCATAGTGATCGACAAACCTGCGGGCATGGTGGTGCATCCTGCGCCGGGCTCGCCATCGGGCACTTTGGTAAATGCATTGCTCGCACATTGCGGCGACGATCTCTCGGGTGTGGGCGGCATGAAGCGGCCCGGTATTGTGCACCGCATTGATAAGGATACCACCGGGCTGCTCGTTGTCGCAAAATCCGACGCAGCGCATCATGGGCTGGCGGGGCAGTTCGAGAAACATACCGTTGAGCGGTACTACCAAACGCTTGTCTACGGTGTGCCGGATGCCAATGACCCGCGCCTGCGCGGTGTCAAAGGCGCATCCTTTGAGGCGGGAAACATCCTGCGCATGACCACACAACTGGCGCGGCACAAAACCGACCGGCAGCGGCAGGCGGTTCTGTTCCAAGGCGGTCGCCACGCCGTGACCCGTGCCCGCACGATTGAGCGTTTCGGCACGCCCGCCGTTCTGGCGCTGCTGGAATGCTGGCTTGAGACAGGCCGTACCCATCAGATTCGCGTGCACATGTCCCACGCAGGCCACGGGCTGGTGGGAGATGCAACCTATGGCGGGCGGCGCAAGCTGGCCAAAGCGGCCTTGCCCGAGGCCACCGCCGACGCCATCCGCGCCTTCCCCCGTCAAGCGCTGCACGCCGCTGTTTTGGGGTTTGAGCACCCAGTGACCGGCGAAAACCTGCGTTTTGAAGCCCCCCTCCCGCCGGATATGGCAGCGCTGCTCCAACTGCTGCGTGAGGGGCCTGTCGACCCTTCGGCGTGA
- a CDS encoding DUF6476 family protein gives MDTDNLDEPANLRFLRRMVTVLTVVMIGGVLVLIFVLVTRLSDQGPTLPRAITLPDGSSAQAFTQGRGWYAVVTDADEILIFDQLTGELRQTIPIE, from the coding sequence ATGGACACGGACAACCTTGATGAACCGGCGAACCTGCGGTTTCTGCGGCGGATGGTGACGGTCTTGACCGTCGTGATGATTGGCGGGGTTCTAGTGCTGATCTTCGTGCTTGTCACCCGCCTGAGCGATCAAGGCCCGACACTGCCGCGCGCGATCACCCTTCCAGATGGCAGCAGCGCCCAAGCATTTACGCAAGGGCGCGGCTGGTATGCAGTCGTGACGGATGCAGACGAAATCCTGATTTTTGACCAGCTCACCGGCGAATTGCGCCAGACGATCCCGATCGAATAA
- a CDS encoding inositol monophosphatase family protein — protein sequence MIGSANLNIMIKAARKAGRALVKDFREVENLQVSVKGAGDFVSKADIGAEKIIKDDLMGARPTYGWLAEEGGEDEGQDPTRRWIVDPLDGTTNFLHGLPHWAVSIALEHKGEIVAGVVFDPAKDEMFFAEKGTGAWMNESRLRVSGRHRMIESIFATGLPFGGRADLPETLKDLGRLLPVCAGVRRWGAASLDLAYVASGRYDGFWERRLKPWDVAAGMLIVKEAGGLVEAIRPERNILQHGEIVCSNEPVFSTFAKTIRG from the coding sequence ATGATCGGCAGTGCGAATCTCAACATCATGATCAAAGCGGCACGCAAAGCGGGACGTGCATTGGTCAAGGATTTCCGCGAGGTCGAGAACCTTCAGGTCTCGGTCAAAGGCGCGGGCGATTTCGTGAGCAAGGCCGACATTGGTGCTGAAAAGATCATCAAAGACGACCTGATGGGCGCGCGCCCCACCTACGGCTGGCTGGCCGAAGAGGGTGGCGAGGATGAGGGCCAAGACCCCACACGCCGCTGGATCGTTGACCCGCTGGATGGCACCACGAATTTCTTGCACGGTTTGCCGCATTGGGCCGTCTCCATCGCGTTGGAGCATAAGGGTGAGATCGTCGCCGGTGTGGTCTTTGACCCCGCCAAGGATGAGATGTTCTTTGCCGAGAAAGGCACCGGCGCTTGGATGAACGAAAGCCGGCTGCGCGTGTCGGGTCGTCACCGCATGATCGAATCGATCTTTGCCACGGGCTTGCCTTTCGGTGGCCGTGCCGATCTGCCTGAAACACTGAAGGATCTGGGCCGTCTCTTGCCCGTCTGCGCCGGTGTGCGCCGCTGGGGGGCTGCATCGCTCGATCTCGCTTACGTCGCCTCAGGCCGTTACGACGGTTTCTGGGAGCGCCGTTTGAAGCCATGGGACGTGGCCGCAGGCATGTTGATCGTCAAAGAGGCCGGCGGCCTTGTTGAGGCGATCCGTCCTGAGCGCAACATCCTGCAACATGGTGAGATTGTCTGCTCGAACGAACCGGTCTTCTCGACCTTCGCCAAAACGATCCGCGGCTGA
- a CDS encoding NADP-dependent oxidoreductase, producing the protein MSDQMQKIVLASRPDGAPTPENFRLESTDMPQPGDGEILVEVHYMSLDPYMRGRMDDAKSYAQPVPIGGLMEGGSVGKVIASKDPSFAVGDFAFGAFGWATHGVAPAKQCQKVDAEGVPITASLGVLGMPGLTGWYGLNEIGQPKESETLVVAAATGPVGSIVGQLAKAKGLRTVGIAGGAEKCEIATRDFGFDVCLDHHAYDDAKSLRAALKEAAPDGIDIYYENVGGKVLDAVLPLMNPHGRIPLCGMIAWYNAGGLGAEAEAEGAGLTAPRLWRTILVNFLTVRGFIISNHWNKLPQFLGEVAPMVADGRVKVKEDITEGLENAPQAFIEMLTGGNTGKAIVKVK; encoded by the coding sequence ATGTCCGACCAGATGCAAAAAATCGTCCTCGCCAGCCGTCCCGACGGCGCGCCGACGCCGGAGAACTTCCGCCTTGAGAGCACGGATATGCCCCAGCCGGGCGACGGAGAAATCTTGGTCGAAGTGCATTACATGTCGCTCGACCCCTACATGCGGGGCCGAATGGATGACGCGAAATCCTATGCGCAGCCGGTGCCCATCGGTGGGTTGATGGAGGGCGGCAGCGTGGGCAAGGTGATTGCCTCGAAAGACCCCAGCTTTGCGGTAGGCGACTTTGCCTTCGGTGCCTTTGGCTGGGCGACCCATGGCGTTGCCCCAGCCAAACAGTGTCAGAAAGTGGATGCCGAGGGTGTTCCGATCACCGCCTCGCTTGGTGTATTGGGCATGCCCGGGCTGACGGGGTGGTACGGCTTAAATGAGATCGGCCAGCCGAAAGAGAGTGAGACGCTGGTCGTCGCCGCGGCGACCGGGCCGGTCGGCTCTATTGTCGGGCAATTGGCCAAGGCCAAAGGGCTGCGCACTGTCGGCATCGCGGGCGGTGCGGAAAAATGCGAGATCGCCACACGCGACTTCGGCTTTGACGTCTGCCTTGACCACCATGCTTATGACGACGCCAAATCGCTGCGCGCCGCGTTGAAAGAGGCCGCACCCGATGGGATCGACATCTATTACGAAAACGTCGGCGGCAAGGTTCTGGATGCCGTGCTGCCGCTGATGAACCCGCATGGGCGCATTCCACTTTGCGGCATGATTGCTTGGTATAATGCTGGCGGTCTGGGCGCCGAGGCCGAGGCCGAGGGTGCCGGCCTGACCGCGCCGCGTCTGTGGCGGACCATTTTGGTGAACTTCCTCACGGTGCGGGGCTTTATCATTTCGAACCACTGGAACAAGCTGCCGCAGTTCCTGGGCGAAGTGGCCCCAATGGTGGCGGACGGCCGGGTGAAGGTGAAGGAAGACATCACCGAAGGGCTGGAGAATGCTCCGCAGGCCTTTATCGAGATGCTGACCGGGGGGAACACTGGGAAGGCAATCGTAAAGGTGAAGTAA